CCCGACCCGAGCCGGTGCTCATAGATGGCGTTCCAGTGAGCCTCGTCGCCCGGCGGCACCTCTCCCGGTTCGGGACACGCGGCATAGAAGAACCCGGACGCGTCGGGCCTCCAGGCCACCGACGTGTGCATCGTTCCTCGGGGCCGGTCGGGAAGCAGCTTCCCCGTCTCGACGTCGAGCACGTGGATCACCGCGGCATGGGTGCTTCCGACGGACTTGCCGAAAGCGACTCGAGCACCGTCGGGGGAGGGCACGGCGAAGACCAGGGCCTCGTTGCTCGCCCAGGTGTTGGGGTCGAGCAGCGTCTCGAGCGGCGCGCCCTTGCCACGCCGGAGCATGAGCTTGAGCTTGTCGTCGCTGGCATCCGCCTGCCAGAGAAACTCGCGACCGTTCGGCCCTGCGGGAATCGGCGGCGAGCGCCTCGCATGGCGCGTGGAGCGAGCGACTGCTGCCCGCAGCTCGTCGCGTCCCGGCATCGTGCGCAGCACCCCGTGCGTGACGGCCTCCTGCGCCGAGATCCACGCCTGGGTCTCCTCGGAGTCGAGCCGCTCGAGCCAGGTGTAAGGGTCGTCGAACCGCCTGCCGTGCAGCGTGTAGCCGCTCTCGGGATCGCGTCGCGTCGGGGGAAACTCCAGGGGCCGGTTCAGGGGCTTCATCGGGAACTCACGAGCAAAAGGACGAAGAGCTCTCTACTGATGCTTGACCTGGAAAAGTAGATATCCGCCGCTGAGGATACGTAAAACCGAAGCTCGTTCGATGTCAGTCAAGGGGAGCGCGCGTGTACCTCGGCATCGATGTGGGGACGTCGTCCGTGAAGGCGGTACTCGTGGATGCCCAGGAGCGCATCCTCGCCAGTGCCAGCGTGGCCCTGGAAGTCACTCGGCCGCGCCCAGGCTGGTCCGAGCAGGAGCCGGATGCCTGGGTGCGTGGCTGTGAACTCGCGCTGGACGAGCTCGCGGCCTCCCACCCGGCGGAGCTGGCGGCCGTCGAGGGCATCGGCCTGTCCGGTCAGATGCACGGCGCCACCCTGCTTGGTGCTGATGACCGGCCGCTGCGTCCCGCCATCCTGTGGAACGATGGCCGCTCGCAGGCCGAGTGCCCCGAGCTGGAGGAGCGCTGCCCCCGCTCCCGGGAGATTGCCGGCAACATTGCCATGCCTGGCTTCACCGCGCCCAAGCTGCTGTGGGTCGCCCGGCACGAGCCGGATGTCTTCTCCCGCACGCGCAAGGTGCTGCTGCCCAAGGACTATCTCCGCCTGTTCCTCGTGGGCGAGCACGTCTCGGACATGTCGGACGCCGCCGGGACGCTCTGGCTGGATGTGGCCCGTCGCGCCTGGTCCGAGGAGCTCCTCGCGGCCACCGGGCTCCAGCTCTCGCACATGCCACGGTTGGTGGAGGGCTCGGAGCGCTCCGGCCAGTTGCGGCCCGAGCTGGCTCGGCGCTGGGGCATGACGCGCTCGCCCGTGGTGGCGGGCGGTGGAGGAGACAACGCGGCCAGTGCCATCGGTATCGGCGCGGTGCGGCCTGGCGAGGCCTTCGTCTCCCTCGGAACGTCCGGCGTGCTCTTCGTCTCCAACGCACGCTTCTCCCCAAACACGGAGGGCGCGGTGCACGCCTTCTGCCACGCCGTGCCCGGCACCTGGCACCAGATGGGAGTCATCCTCTCCGCCGCGGCGAGCCTCGAGTGGTTGTCCACGCTGCTCAGCGAGCCTGCGCCCTCGCTCGTCGCCGCCCTGGGAGAGCGCGTCCAGGCTCCCTCTCCCGTGAAGTTCCTTCCCTATCTCTCCGGCGAGCGCACGCCGCACAACGATGCCTCGGCTCGGGGCGCGTTCGTGGGACTGGCTCATGGAGACGGCCGCGCGGCGCTGACCCAGGCCGTCCTGGAGGGCGTGGCCTATGCCTTCGCCGACTGCCTGCGGGTGCTCTCGGAGGCGGGGACACAGGTGGCTCGCGCTTCGGCCGTGGGCGGTGGCTCCCGCTCACCCCTGTGGCTGAAGATCCTCGCGAGCGTGCTGAACCGGCCGCTGGACGTGCACGCGGAAGGTGACTTTGGCGGCGCGTTCGGAGCCGCCCGCCTGGGCCGGCTCGCGGCCACGGGCGAGGACCCTTTCAAGCTCGCGGTGCCTCCCCCCGTGGCTCGAACGATCGAGCCCGATGCGGCGCTCGTCCACCGCTATGCCCAGGAGTACCCGCGCTGGCGCCGTCTGTACCCCGCGCTCCGGGAGTGAGCCCCTCAGCCAGCGGAGGGCCGTGCCTCGGCCGCCAGCGCGGCGAGGTCCGCCCGCCGGGGCAGCGCGGCGTAGGAGCCGGGCCGGGTCACCGTGAAAGCCCCACAGCGGCAGGCCAGCTCGAGGGCCCGCGTCAGCTGCTCCCTGTCCGCGGCCCAGGCGGCCAGCGTGTCCCGGGTGAGCCGCGCTTCCACCACCGCGGAGAGCAGCCCGCCGATGAAGGCATCTCCCGCGGCCGTGGTGTCCACGACCTGGACCTTGGGCGGAGTCACCTGAAACCGGCCCTGCGCCGTCACGGCCGTCACGGGCTTGCCTCCGTCGGTGATCACCACCAGCACGGCGCCCCTGGCCCGCCGCTCCTCCAGCCAGCGCTCCTCGGGCACGCCGTTGCGCAGCAGCTCCAGCTCTTCGCTCGCCAGCTTGATGAGCTGCGCCCTGTCCAGCAGGGCGGTGACGCGGGCGATGTCCACGCGGTGGCCGGGCCACAGGTTGGGGCGGAGGTTGGCATCCACGCTGATGAGCGCTCCCGCGGCGGCAGCCCGGTCGGCCACCGCGAAGGTGGTGGCGGTGATGGCCTCCTCGGTCAGCGTGTTGGAGCACAGGTGCAGCAGCGCCTGAGCGTCGAACAGGTTCGCGGGGAGGTGCTCGGGGCGGTAGAGCAGGTCGGCCGAGGGCGGCCGGTAGAAGTCGAAGCGGCGCTCGCCCGAGGCATCCCGCGAGACGAAGGCCAGCGCGGTCTTCGCCTGGTCCGTGCGCTCCACGTGGCGGATGTCCACCCCGTGCGAGGCGAGCTCTCCGAGGATGAAGTCCCCGAAGCGGTCCTTTCCCAGCATGCCCACGAAGAGGCTCGGCACCCCGAGCCGGGCACAGGCCACGGCGACGTTGGCCGGTGCCCCTCCCGCGTAGGGCGTGAACGTCTCCGGCGCGGTGGAGTCTCCCAGCCGGCTGGACAGCATGTCGACCAGCGCTTCACCGAAGGCGATCAGTCGCGTCATGGCGGGCGGCTCCCTCAGGCGGCGGGCGGGGAAGGGTGCTTCGCGTTGAGCTCCCGGAGCGTCGCCACCACGCCCTTCGCATCGAGCTGCTTGCGCAGGTCCAGGTACAGGTCGACGAAGCCCTGGTGCGCCGGCATCCGGGGGCCGACGAGCTCGGGAATGCCGAGCAGCGTCATCGGCGAGTCGCTCGGGACGACCTTCTCCAGCACCACGCGCGCGTTGGGCTCGTTGATGGGATAGCGCTCGCCCTTCTCGTCCGCGCCGCCTCGCAGGTAGCGATCATAGGCCGCGAGGAAGAACGCGATGCGATGGTAGGGGCGGCCCTTCTCCAGGATGAGGTTCACCGTGGGCAGCAGGAAGCCCGGAATCTTCGAGCCGCCATCGATGCACAGCCGCGCCAGCTGATCCCCCACGGCCTGGTTGGAGAAGCGCCGGATCAGCGTGGCCTTGTACTCCTCGAGCTCGAGCCCGGGGAGCGAGCGCAGCCACACGCCCGCGTCATGGTCGAGGAAGTCGCGCAGGTAGCCCGAGAAGAGCGGGTCGCGCAGGGCTTCGTCCACCTTGCGGTACCCCGAGAGGTAGGCCGGGTACGAGAGCATGGTGTGGCTCGCGTTGAGCAGGCGGATCTTCGCCTCCTCGTACGGAGACACGTCCTTCGTGATCATCACGCCCCCGGCCTCCCACTCCGGGCGGCCGTTGCGGAAGTCGTCCTCCAGGACCCACTGGATGAAGTCCTCGCAGATGACGGGAGCGCCGTCGTCGACGTTGGTCAGCTCGCGCAGCCGCTTGCGAGTGGCATCATCCGTGGCGGGGGTGATGCGGTCGACCATGGCGTTGGGGAAGCCCACCTCCTTCTCGATCCACGCGGCGAGCCGCGGGTCTCGCGCCTGGGCGAAGGCGACGCAGGCCTTCCGGGCCTGGACGCCGTTGTGCCGCAGGTTGTCGCAGGACATCACCGTGAAGGGCTGCACGCCCGCCTTGCGCCGGCGGTCCAGCGCCTCGATGAGATAGCCGAACACGCCCTTGGGCTCGTGGGGGTGCGCGAGATCCTCCACCACCGAGGGGTGCTGGAGGTTGAAGCGGCCCTGCGCGTCGATGAGGTAGCCGCCCTCGGTGATGGTCAGCGAGACGATGCGGATGTCCGGGTGGCTCAGCCGGTCGAGCACCGCCTGGGGCTGCTCGGGCGCGTAGAGGTACTCCACCATGGCCTCGACGACACGCGAGACGTGGGTGCCATCCGGAGCCATCTCGCTCACCGTATAGAGCCCATCCTGGCGCTTCATGACGGCGGCCATGGAGGCGTCCTGTGGCAGCAGGTTGATGCCGCACAGGCCCCAGGCCTCGTGGCCGGGCCGCGAGAGGATCCGATCGAGGTAGATGGCCTGGTGCGCGCGATGGAAGCCGCCCACGCCGATGTGCGCGATGCCCGCGCGCAGCTTGCTCCGGTCATAACCAGGGCGGACGATCGACTTCGGCAGCGAGGAGAGGTGAGCCTGATCCAGGGTATGCATGGAGGGACGCTCAGGAGTGAGCAGGGTGGTGGAGTGCAACGCCTTGGGAGTCGAAGACATGGAAGTGGCGGGGCTGGATGAGCGCCGAGGCCTGCGTGCCCTCCAGCCTGCCCACCTCCGCGGGACAGCGCACGGTGATGCGGCCGATGTTCGGCACCGCCAGGTAGGCGTAGGCGTCGCTGCCCAGCCGCTCGATGACCTCGACCTTGCCGTCCAGGGTGCCCTGCCCGGGCTGGGCCAGTGAGAGCTGCTCGGGGCGCACCCCGATGGTCACCCTGGCGCCCTCGTCGAGCCGCGCCAGGCCTTCCGGCACCGCCAGGGAGGCGCCATTGCCCAGCACGAGCGCTCCGCCCTTCGCGGTGGCCTCCAGGAAGGCCATCTGTGGCATCCCCAGGAAGCCCGCGACGAACCGGTTGGCGGGGCGGCGGTAGAGCTCCTGCGGCGGCCCGATCTGCTCGATGTTCCCCGCGTTGAAGATGACGACCTTGTCGGCCAGCG
The DNA window shown above is from Hyalangium gracile and carries:
- the xylB gene encoding xylulokinase, producing the protein MYLGIDVGTSSVKAVLVDAQERILASASVALEVTRPRPGWSEQEPDAWVRGCELALDELAASHPAELAAVEGIGLSGQMHGATLLGADDRPLRPAILWNDGRSQAECPELEERCPRSREIAGNIAMPGFTAPKLLWVARHEPDVFSRTRKVLLPKDYLRLFLVGEHVSDMSDAAGTLWLDVARRAWSEELLAATGLQLSHMPRLVEGSERSGQLRPELARRWGMTRSPVVAGGGGDNAASAIGIGAVRPGEAFVSLGTSGVLFVSNARFSPNTEGAVHAFCHAVPGTWHQMGVILSAAASLEWLSTLLSEPAPSLVAALGERVQAPSPVKFLPYLSGERTPHNDASARGAFVGLAHGDGRAALTQAVLEGVAYAFADCLRVLSEAGTQVARASAVGGGSRSPLWLKILASVLNRPLDVHAEGDFGGAFGAARLGRLAATGEDPFKLAVPPPVARTIEPDAALVHRYAQEYPRWRRLYPALRE
- a CDS encoding carbohydrate kinase family protein; protein product: MTRLIAFGEALVDMLSSRLGDSTAPETFTPYAGGAPANVAVACARLGVPSLFVGMLGKDRFGDFILGELASHGVDIRHVERTDQAKTALAFVSRDASGERRFDFYRPPSADLLYRPEHLPANLFDAQALLHLCSNTLTEEAITATTFAVADRAAAAGALISVDANLRPNLWPGHRVDIARVTALLDRAQLIKLASEELELLRNGVPEERWLEERRARGAVLVVITDGGKPVTAVTAQGRFQVTPPKVQVVDTTAAGDAFIGGLLSAVVEARLTRDTLAAWAADREQLTRALELACRCGAFTVTRPGSYAALPRRADLAALAAEARPSAG
- a CDS encoding mannitol dehydrogenase family protein → MHTLDQAHLSSLPKSIVRPGYDRSKLRAGIAHIGVGGFHRAHQAIYLDRILSRPGHEAWGLCGINLLPQDASMAAVMKRQDGLYTVSEMAPDGTHVSRVVEAMVEYLYAPEQPQAVLDRLSHPDIRIVSLTITEGGYLIDAQGRFNLQHPSVVEDLAHPHEPKGVFGYLIEALDRRRKAGVQPFTVMSCDNLRHNGVQARKACVAFAQARDPRLAAWIEKEVGFPNAMVDRITPATDDATRKRLRELTNVDDGAPVICEDFIQWVLEDDFRNGRPEWEAGGVMITKDVSPYEEAKIRLLNASHTMLSYPAYLSGYRKVDEALRDPLFSGYLRDFLDHDAGVWLRSLPGLELEEYKATLIRRFSNQAVGDQLARLCIDGGSKIPGFLLPTVNLILEKGRPYHRIAFFLAAYDRYLRGGADEKGERYPINEPNARVVLEKVVPSDSPMTLLGIPELVGPRMPAHQGFVDLYLDLRKQLDAKGVVATLRELNAKHPSPPAA